One region of Paucibacter aquatile genomic DNA includes:
- a CDS encoding HAD family hydrolase, whose product MNQFFGDYKLAAFAMDSTLLVNDMLIELAEFSGHRSVAEAMTEEGLAGDPSLFKSNLLNRVTLLAGLPMSAVLEVARERMQIRPGVRETFERYRSAGLKTAIITSGFGMFARDLAADLKVDFVRANELRVVDGRLTGELAPQPWGQVCDGGVKVRMLRACMEVVGCSPLQTIVVGRGANDLEMLASVGLPVAFNAPKSVEQTFRAVRGESFDSIASIVPTYDEWINSYR is encoded by the coding sequence TATGTTGATTGAGCTGGCGGAGTTTTCAGGGCATCGATCAGTCGCTGAAGCCATGACCGAAGAGGGCCTGGCTGGCGACCCCAGCTTATTTAAAAGCAACCTGCTCAATCGTGTTACCTTGCTAGCGGGGTTGCCGATGTCTGCAGTGCTGGAAGTCGCTCGGGAGCGTATGCAAATTCGGCCAGGCGTGCGAGAAACGTTTGAGCGGTATCGGTCTGCAGGCTTGAAGACTGCCATCATTACCAGTGGCTTCGGAATGTTTGCCCGTGACTTGGCAGCGGACCTGAAGGTCGACTTCGTTCGCGCGAATGAGCTCCGCGTAGTTGATGGTCGACTGACCGGTGAACTTGCACCCCAACCTTGGGGTCAAGTTTGCGATGGGGGAGTAAAAGTCCGCATGCTAAGAGCATGCATGGAAGTAGTGGGCTGCAGCCCTTTACAAACCATCGTTGTTGGGCGCGGCGCAAATGACTTGGAAATGCTCGCCTCAGTTGGCTTACCTGTCGCGTTCAATGCGCCCAAGTCCGTGGAACAAACCTTTCGGGCTGTACGCGGAGAGTCCTTTGACAGCATCGCTTCAATTGTTCCGACGTACGACGAGTGGATTAACAGCTATCGATAG